TGTAGTCGACGACATAGAGCCGAGTGAAGCGCTGTATTAGTTATTATCGGTATATTTAATGACACGACTGCTATGAAGTTTACGCCTTATCCTACTAAAGGAACGAAGAAAAGGCAATAAGTAGTCAAGTTAAAGGAGACACAGGGTCTGGTTTGTAATCACActatcagtgtttttctgttgatAAAACCACAGCCTATTGGAGAATTGCTGCAGGAAGACTAAAGCCAATTAGGGCATCTTAGAATGTAAAACATTACatatcattattgttattattagtattattattacttcGTATAAGACATATAATCAGGCTTCATTTAATATGAATTATACCAATTAAGTTGTCCCTTCACACAACCTCTCAGTATTCCGCTGCACAGCAGCTTTTCTATTAACATCTTGGCAGGCGGCGTGCCTGTCTATTATGCGCATTTCTGGTATTCTATCGGCCCACTTTGCTCACACTTTGATGAAGTGTTTGGCAAGGCGACGTTGACGGAGACTTTGAAAGGCTTTTCTCTTGCAGCCAGGTGATGAACGTCCGGCCCATCAGgcggaataaaaaataattaaaacctATAAATTATCCCTCGGCAGCTCCTCTCTCTCAGAAAGAGATAAGAGCGCGCTATTTCAGCGAAAACAACACGCGCTAACAATGGCCAGAAAGAAGGGGAAACAGCAGGTATGTGCGTGTGTTTTGATAGGTGGTGGTATCTAACCTGCAGCTGTGCGCAGTTAGATACCACCATTCAGAGCGAACGGGCGCATATGAAGATGTAGAAGGCGTGCGCTTTGGTTTGGATAAAACATGCTTGTAAGTGGGGAAGCAAACCCCCAAATGTCATCCTATCTATTTACGCTACGGCCCAATTAAAAGCATTTTTGTGTGCAGTCATGGCTCACGGTTTAACTGGGTCTGAGGCCCGCCTGTGTCTGTACAGTTCAAAGTAAAGTAGACGTGCGCAGTTGAATTTCATACAAAAACCAGCAGTAAACAGCCAGTATTTTTCCGTTCATCAGCTGTATAGATGTAACAGTACACCGTAACGAGACTGAAGGCGAGGAGCAGCGATAATCTCTTGTTTGGTTTCTCTGTGAAGCCTGCTCCCTGCGCCACAGCTCTCCACTTGGCTCAGAGACTCATGACATTATTGGACGTCGTCACACTCTGTTCCAAAGTGTCCCGGTCGGTGATTGGCCCGATACGTTTCATGCGCCtctagttgtgtgtgtgtgtgtgtgtgtgtgtgtgtgtgtgtgtgtgtgtgtgtgtgtgtgtgtgtgtgtgtgtgtgtgtgtgtgtgtgtggactttgTGAAGAGTGTCACACAGCGGTGAAAAGCTCTGGGTGTGTGGGAGTAGTGTGCAACAGCGACCACAGTCAGTCTTATAGTAAATCAACGACCATGACCCTCTGGAGCGCCTTTGCGCAGGGAGGATGCCCACAGTTTCCGAATAATGACAACAACCAGCACCATTCCGGTGAGAAAATAACTATGTTTTAGTTAGTAGTCATAATttggatacaaaataaactcacgCAGTGGAAGTGGATTAAGAGAACAGAAACCAGGTTCTTCAGAGAAGCACCGATGGAGGAGCAGCGGGATCTTAACAGCTCGGATAACAGCGAGGGGGAGAGCGTTTCCCCGTCTCCCAGCCTGCCCTCCCCGCCTATATTGCCTCTACAGGTCGCCCAACAGGCCCACAGAACCACCAACTTTTTCATTGACAACATTTTGAGACCGGACTTTGGCTGCAAGAAGGAGCACGGCCTTGGCCTGCGGGAGAGGGCGCAGACATCCGGTCGGGAGCGCGTCCACCCGGCGATCAGCAGGCCGAGTCTTCCAGGGACGCCGTGCCAGGACTCCAACTGCAGTACTGACAGTAGTTCGTCCTCTGCCTCCTCCGCTTCTTTGGCAAGTCCCAAAAAAAGCAACGTTAGCGGCGGAGGAGCCGCAGCCGCTCCCTCTACCGGTAACGGCCATGGCGTAAAAGCAGAGGGGAGAACTGGCACTGGGACCGGGGAAAATACCTCGTCTTCGCTGGTGGTGCTGAACGGCACCGCGGCGCCCACACCGGAGACGCAGCCACTGCTCTGGCCTGCCTGGGTTTACTGCACCCGATACTCGGACAGGCCCTCATCTGGTAAGGCAGTAGATTCGTGAAGAAATGCAACTGTGACCGTGCATAACTGAGGATTATTTCCACCCTAAACTCACTTAACATTTTATTCATCAAGACTTTTTTTAAACGTTAATATTCAACAGTTTCCATGCAACAAACGAAGAACATTTTTTCTAATAAAGTAAAGCACGAAATAAAGTTTTAGAACATTTTCAGACCTTCGTTTAAATGTTCTCAAAAAATGAAGCTGCACTGACTCGACTCAAGTCTAATATCAAACCAAATCGTTTATTGGTTAGCAATACAATACTGGATATATGTTATGATAATCTTTGTATTGCcgctttgatttatttttaaatcgtCTCAGGATTTCATGTCGCTCGACGCAGcaccacaataataaaaaaaactcgataaagacagaaaacagtttaaaatgctggttcatgtatttatttatttcggttcaaaaataatatatattttaaatttatatattttgggATGAAAATATAAAATTGTTCACTACACATCTGTAACACTTTGGTGTGTTTGACGTGGAGGTTTTCTGTgaatttctgtttgtttaaagtttcacttgcaaataaaaaaatgattaaataaataatcctaaaagctattttaatttaaattcacGCGCATCAAAAAGCACAACCAGTGCTCGTGCGGCCTGTAAAAACTTCTCCCCGTTTTAGTCATAAACGGTATTTAGTCTTGTTAGATTTCCATAAGCAGTCGCTCAGCGTTGATCCTGGAGGATTAGAATTGTGTAGCTGACAACGGAACATATTTGACACTTTGGCTGATTCCAGGAGATATTGTCTTTCCACAAAAACCGGTGATGGCGTGTAATAGCTCCTGTGACCCGGTGTGTGAGCTGCCATCAGTAAggtggaataaaacacaaaggaaCTGAAGGTAAATAAAGTCTTACAGCCTCGCGAGCCTGTTCGTCTTTACAGAGGACATTTTGAATTTATTAAGCGCGTGCTTAAATTTTTGCTAAAGAAACTATGCAGATGTAAATAGCTAGAAGACACGTGCACGTTCattaatatatatttgtgtgtgtgtgtgtgtgtgtgtgtgtgtgtgtgtgtgtgtgtgtgtgtgtgtgtgtgtgtgtgtgtgtgtgtgtgtgtgtgtgtgtgagccatATTATTTGTGACGTGGACTTCAGTATTTCAAAGCCAAACAAGTAAAgacatttattaatattttaaaaagtcaatCGTACACCAGTCACTACACCAGAGGATTGTTCAAACCATAGTCTTTGTGCGGCATCTTGTTAATGAATTTAACTTTGTTCAGTGTGAACTGAAGCTTTCTGTTCCAACTGgcattatttgtttttgtcgtttaaaaagaaaaagagaaaaagcagtAAACGCGTGCTGTTCTATGCACACCATGATCTGGGCGGCTGAATAttctaaaacatttaaaaaaaaaggaaatcttaTTGTCGAATATTTAGATGACAGATTATTGTGTGAAAACACCTAAACGTACGTGTGTTCGCAATGATGTCAGACAGGGGCTCAGGCTGCTGTAGTCATCCGTGTAGGCAGTAATCAGGAGTGTGTAAACGCGCTGATACTCTGAAGACACCACCACACAGACACGTGCCGCATAACGTTATTCTgtaaattaaataaagaaataataataataataataataactattattagtagtagtagtatctGTCATGTATCCATAGCTTGCAGGCTGGATTACGCGCTTTGTTAGCGCGCTGTTGTTTTGCGCACGCTGCATATTTATGTTTCCGCTCTCTTCTTTCGCCCCTACTGCAGGCCCAAGGACACGGAAACTGAAAAAGTCAAAAAGCGGCAAAGAGGACAAACGGCCACGCACGGCCTTCACGGCCGAGCAGCTGCAGAGACTGAAGACAGAGTTCCAAGTGAATCGCTACATCACGGAGCAGCGGCGCCAGTCTCTGGCCCAGGAGCTCAACCTCAACGAGTCCCAGATCAAAATATGGTTTCAGAACAAAAGGGCCAAGATCAAAAAGGCCAGTGGCTTCAAGAACGGGCTGGCCCTTCAGCTGATGGCGCAGGGACTTTACAACCAttccaccaccaccatccaGGAGGACAAGGAGGACAGCGACTGATGAACACGACTTCCTGCTTACACTCACGCTGTACATTGTAAATAATAATATCTAATTTAACGTGGAGGATGGGGGACCGAGCTAGTGTCCTCTTCctcgtctcctcctcttcagaaGTGACTCTAGAGCAGAAGATTCGAGCAGACTGACCTGCCACCGCCAAACCAAAGATTTTATTGAGAAATAGACACTTTCAGAAACGTTAATAAGCAGCAGCACCCTTGATGTTAGACTGAAGTGTACCCTCACCCATCCATTCCTCCTCACAGCCATAACAGGCGCACACCAGCTGATGTTCTGGGGCATTTTTACTTTACTAATGGTAGTTGCTTTCGTTCTGGAACGCGCTGCTGACCACTTCCAACAGCCATACGAGTACTTTACTAATCCTGCGGTCAGTTTGAATAAGGTTCAACACACAGTTTGAGTACCAAATGTGAACAACGTGGTTCTGTCATTTCAAAAGACACAAGAAATCCCTTTGAATTTGTTAGGAACGTCTCATGCAATCtgttacagtgaaaacacaTGTGGGATCTGATCTAAATAGAGGATTCTGTATGATGCCCTTTGAGAAACCACAcggaaaatataaaaacagtatTATAAATAATAACTTAAAATTGTAATTGCTGAGAGAAAGCCTCGATAAAAGCCCATCgttaatattttgttaatattttattgGTACAGCAGCACATAAAACGTGTTGTGGTCCTTTTCACTTTCAGACATACACGCTAAAACTGAAACAACAACgccttcacacaaacacaacatctgCAGCTTTGCCACACTCTCTGTTTTTGTGCCACTTCTTTTATCTAATCGGCCGatcaataaaaagaaataaacaaacgaacaaagaaatttaaaatcaaatcaaatgaaCGTGTGAGCTGTACTGCatttccgtgtgtgtgtgcacctgcAGCGGTTTCTTAGTCGAAATTGTGTAATTGTGTTTTCTGAGCTTAATGTCTCTTAAACGGACCCAAGGATTACTACAGCGCTTCTGTGCGTCATTTCCTCTGGTGCAAAGCGGCCTGAGACACTCGGCAAACAGCATCGCACTATTTGAAATACATCTTGAAATACATTATGTACAATTTCAAATAAACACTTTTATATTGGAACTGACCcagttgtgagtgtgtgtgtgtgtgtgtgtgtgtgtgtgtgtgtgtgtgtgtgtgtgtgtgtgtgtgtgtgtaactgaatattcaattaataaaataaaatggaggTGAGGCTGTCTGCGGAGAAGCTGGGGGTAAGGGGACGTCGCAGCTCATTGGTTCAAGTGAGTGGGGACAACTGAATCCATATTCATAGGTCTTTGGAAAGGAGGTGAATTTACACTGCAAGACGCATCGCTATCACGCCGTTCAAAGCGTTACAGAGCATGAAATTGCCTCTCCGTCTTTCTGTGATCACCCATTTCATCAGCCGGCTCTCTGCACAGCCTTAAACAAAAATACCAAGGTGCTGAAGGTAAACGCAGTGTGAGtccgcctgtgtgtgtgtctccgaGAGACAACCAGCAAATCGACAGGTCAAGGCACGGCCTACAAGCAACactaaaataacacagaaaGGCACAAATCAAGCAGGTGAGAGAGGGAGGGcgtatctgattttttttttcatgcaaatggttaaaaattataaaagaaaatgaatatttCAATTCATATTCCCTACATTTAATTAGTTGGTGCGTTTCTTTATCATTTGAGCAGCCTGATCGGGTTTTACTAAATACAATCCatgtaaaaccaaaaacactCGAATAatctttggtttggtttgtttttagatAAATTCTTTCTTGTATTATTTTTGgagtatatttaaaaatcacGAAATAAAGAAACTGTAAAGTTTTCTCGTTTTTATACAAGCTACGTTTACAGACTATCGCTCCAGATGATTTCTTTCACAAGATAAAAag
This window of the Maylandia zebra isolate NMK-2024a linkage group LG16, Mzebra_GT3a, whole genome shotgun sequence genome carries:
- the en1a gene encoding homeobox protein engrailed-1a — encoded protein: MEEQRDLNSSDNSEGESVSPSPSLPSPPILPLQVAQQAHRTTNFFIDNILRPDFGCKKEHGLGLRERAQTSGRERVHPAISRPSLPGTPCQDSNCSTDSSSSSASSASLASPKKSNVSGGGAAAAPSTGNGHGVKAEGRTGTGTGENTSSSLVVLNGTAAPTPETQPLLWPAWVYCTRYSDRPSSGPRTRKLKKSKSGKEDKRPRTAFTAEQLQRLKTEFQVNRYITEQRRQSLAQELNLNESQIKIWFQNKRAKIKKASGFKNGLALQLMAQGLYNHSTTTIQEDKEDSD